One Salmo trutta chromosome 24, fSalTru1.1, whole genome shotgun sequence genomic region harbors:
- the LOC115160737 gene encoding retinol dehydrogenase 7 isoform X2, producing MFLYILGLVAFWFVFRWYRELARVPNKGQKYVYITGCDSGFGNLLARHLDKLGFRVIAACYTEKGEDELKKVSSERLNTVHLDVVSTDSVNKATAFIKTLVGEKGLWAVVNNAGVSVPSGPCDWMTVDDYKSMLDVNLIGVIGVTLSVLPLIKKARGRVVNVASVFGRISAFGGPYCVSKYGVEAFNDSLRMNMSAFGVKVLCLEPGFFKTSVTDLHLLRKNVKTLWDKLPEEIKDQYGHDYPERGLPCGL from the exons ATGTTCCTCTACATTCTTGGACTGGTGGCTTTTTGGTTTGTGTTCCGCTGGTACAGGGAACTCGCAAGAGTACCCAATAAAGGACAGAAATATGTCTACATCACTGGCTGTGACTCTGGATTTGGGAACCTTCTGGCCAGACATCTGGACAAGCTGGGCTTCCGTGTGATTGCAGCCTGCTACACTGAGAAGGGGGAGGATGAACTGAAGAAGGTCTCTTCTGAACGATTGAACACAGTCCACCTGGATGTCGTCAGCACTGATAGTGTCAACAAAGCAACAGCGTTCATCAAAACCTTGGTTGGGGAGAAGG GTCTGTGGGCTGTGGTGAACAATGCTGGTGTCTCTGTACCATCTGGTCCCTGTGATTGGATGACCGTCGACGACTACAAGTCCATGCTGGACGTGAACCTCATTGGAGTCATTGGTGTGACTCTGAGTGTCCTGCCCCTCATCAAGAAGGCCAGGGGCAGGGTGGTGAATGTGGCCAGTGTGTTTGGGAGGATAAGCGCCTTCGGGGGTCCCTACTGTGTGTCAAAATATGGAGTGGAGGCTTTCAATGATAGTCTACG GATGAACATGTCAGCTTTTGGAGTTAAAGTCCTGTGTCTGGAACCAGGATTTTTCAAAACAAGTGTGACTGATCTACATCTCCTGAGAAAAAATGTCAAGACATTGTGGGACAAATTGCCTGAAGAAATCAAAGATCAATATGGACATGATTACCCAGAGAGAG GTCTTCCCTGTGGTCTCTGA
- the LOC115160737 gene encoding retinol dehydrogenase 7 isoform X1: MFLYILGLVAFWFVFRWYRELARVPNKGQKYVYITGCDSGFGNLLARHLDKLGFRVIAACYTEKGEDELKKVSSERLNTVHLDVVSTDSVNKATAFIKTLVGEKGLWAVVNNAGVSVPSGPCDWMTVDDYKSMLDVNLIGVIGVTLSVLPLIKKARGRVVNVASVFGRISAFGGPYCVSKYGVEAFNDSLRMNMSAFGVKVLCLEPGFFKTSVTDLHLLRKNVKTLWDKLPEEIKDQYGHDYPERANVTLEKNVATLLDGDLMKVVSCMEHAISAVHPRTRYSPGWDAKFIWLPMSYLPTWIADKMLLKDMANPTGCFL, translated from the exons ATGTTCCTCTACATTCTTGGACTGGTGGCTTTTTGGTTTGTGTTCCGCTGGTACAGGGAACTCGCAAGAGTACCCAATAAAGGACAGAAATATGTCTACATCACTGGCTGTGACTCTGGATTTGGGAACCTTCTGGCCAGACATCTGGACAAGCTGGGCTTCCGTGTGATTGCAGCCTGCTACACTGAGAAGGGGGAGGATGAACTGAAGAAGGTCTCTTCTGAACGATTGAACACAGTCCACCTGGATGTCGTCAGCACTGATAGTGTCAACAAAGCAACAGCGTTCATCAAAACCTTGGTTGGGGAGAAGG GTCTGTGGGCTGTGGTGAACAATGCTGGTGTCTCTGTACCATCTGGTCCCTGTGATTGGATGACCGTCGACGACTACAAGTCCATGCTGGACGTGAACCTCATTGGAGTCATTGGTGTGACTCTGAGTGTCCTGCCCCTCATCAAGAAGGCCAGGGGCAGGGTGGTGAATGTGGCCAGTGTGTTTGGGAGGATAAGCGCCTTCGGGGGTCCCTACTGTGTGTCAAAATATGGAGTGGAGGCTTTCAATGATAGTCTACG GATGAACATGTCAGCTTTTGGAGTTAAAGTCCTGTGTCTGGAACCAGGATTTTTCAAAACAAGTGTGACTGATCTACATCTCCTGAGAAAAAATGTCAAGACATTGTGGGACAAATTGCCTGAAGAAATCAAAGATCAATATGGACATGATTACCCAGAGAGAG CAAATGTTACATTGGAGAAGAATGTTGCGACGTTGCTGGATGGGGACCTGATGAAGGTTGTGAGCTGCATGGAGCACGCCATCTCTGCTGTCCACCCTCGTACCCGCTACTCACCTGGCTGGGATGCCAAGTTCATATGGTTGCCTATGTCCTACCTGCCAACTTGGATAGCAGACAAAATGCTCTTAAAAGATATGGCCAACCCAACAGGATGTTTTCTTTAA